The following are encoded together in the Actinoplanes sp. N902-109 genome:
- a CDS encoding beta-ketoacyl synthase → MTEVVVTGYGTVSAAGIGVPVNWDRVCAGAPTAARDPELTGIPVNITCRVPGFDAEALLGRPEARRTDRTTQFGLVAAREAIADAGLEPHAWDGARVGIVMGTSTGAAGTYDREYVRYFEEGPEWVSPTFGVTAPMNLLAGYLASAFGAYGPNLVVTTACAAGPTAIGTARQLLVADMCDIVLAGGAEAPLTGLLVSSLGQMGAMSRRLADPAGASRPFDAARDGMVPAEGAAVLVMERSADARARGVQPHGVVAGYGASADGYHMSAPDPEGRGAERAIRMALRDAGLSAADIGHVNAHGSSTPLNDVTESRTIARVYDDPVVTSTKGVLGHALGAAGALEAVHTLLALETGMIPPTANLEQVDEQITVDVVAGEPRKHTFEAAATHSFGFGGQNAVVVFRRP, encoded by the coding sequence GTGACCGAAGTCGTCGTAACCGGCTATGGCACCGTCTCAGCCGCCGGTATTGGCGTCCCGGTGAACTGGGACCGGGTCTGTGCCGGCGCGCCCACCGCAGCCCGTGACCCGGAGCTGACCGGGATCCCGGTCAACATCACCTGCCGGGTGCCGGGCTTCGATGCCGAGGCGCTGCTGGGCCGGCCGGAGGCGCGCCGAACCGACCGCACCACCCAGTTCGGCCTCGTCGCCGCACGGGAAGCCATCGCGGACGCGGGCCTGGAGCCACATGCCTGGGACGGCGCGCGGGTCGGCATCGTCATGGGCACGTCCACGGGAGCGGCCGGTACCTACGACCGCGAGTACGTGCGCTACTTCGAGGAGGGCCCGGAGTGGGTTTCCCCCACGTTCGGTGTCACCGCGCCGATGAACCTGCTTGCTGGTTACCTCGCGTCGGCGTTCGGCGCGTACGGGCCGAACCTCGTGGTGACAACTGCGTGCGCGGCCGGTCCGACGGCCATCGGAACCGCTCGTCAGCTGCTGGTCGCCGACATGTGCGACATCGTGCTGGCCGGCGGGGCGGAAGCCCCGCTCACCGGACTGTTGGTGAGCAGCCTCGGGCAGATGGGAGCGATGTCGCGGCGGCTGGCTGACCCGGCGGGGGCCAGCCGGCCCTTCGACGCCGCACGCGACGGCATGGTGCCGGCCGAGGGCGCCGCCGTACTGGTTATGGAGCGTTCGGCTGATGCCCGGGCACGCGGAGTCCAGCCGCACGGCGTGGTGGCCGGGTACGGCGCCTCTGCCGACGGCTATCACATGTCGGCACCCGATCCGGAGGGGCGCGGAGCGGAGCGGGCGATCCGCATGGCGCTGCGCGATGCGGGACTGTCAGCCGCCGACATCGGCCACGTCAACGCCCATGGCTCGTCGACGCCGCTGAACGACGTCACCGAGAGCCGGACCATCGCGCGGGTGTATGACGACCCCGTGGTGACCTCGACCAAGGGTGTCCTCGGCCACGCCCTGGGTGCGGCCGGTGCTCTCGAGGCCGTGCACACCCTGCTCGCCCTGGAGACCGGCATGATCCCACCCACCGCCAACCTCGAGCAGGTGGACGAGCAGATCACCGTGGATGTGGTGGCCGGTGAGCCCCGCAAACACACCTTCGAGGCCGCGGCCACTCACTCGTTCGGCTTCGGCGGGCAGAACGCGGTCGTGGTCTTCCGCCGGCCCTGA
- the fabG gene encoding 3-oxoacyl-ACP reductase FabG: MNRSVLVTGGNRGIGQAVARAFHAAGDRVAVTYRDAVPDGPALAVPCDVTDTASVDKAFTLAEERHGPIEVLVANAGVTRDRLVALMDDDDFSTVVDTNLTGAFRCARRALPGMVEMRRGRLIFISSAVAAIGGAGQANYTAAKAGLTGFARSLAWELGSRAITANVVAPGLIETRMSTSLPRERTDGVLRSCPLGRPGTAAEVAAAVLFLAAPDAGYITGAVLPVAGGFAMGT; the protein is encoded by the coding sequence ATGAACCGATCCGTTCTTGTCACCGGTGGCAACCGAGGCATAGGTCAGGCCGTTGCCAGAGCATTCCACGCCGCGGGCGACCGGGTGGCGGTGACCTACCGCGACGCGGTTCCGGACGGCCCCGCCCTCGCCGTGCCCTGCGACGTCACGGACACCGCCAGCGTGGACAAGGCGTTCACGCTGGCGGAGGAGCGGCACGGCCCGATCGAGGTGCTGGTCGCAAACGCGGGCGTCACTCGCGACCGGCTCGTCGCGCTCATGGACGACGACGACTTCTCCACGGTCGTCGACACCAATCTCACCGGAGCGTTCCGCTGCGCCCGGCGAGCGTTGCCGGGCATGGTCGAGATGCGCCGCGGGCGACTCATCTTCATCTCGTCGGCGGTCGCGGCCATCGGCGGCGCCGGGCAGGCGAACTACACCGCCGCCAAGGCCGGGCTGACCGGCTTCGCCAGGTCACTGGCGTGGGAACTGGGCAGCCGCGCCATCACGGCAAACGTGGTGGCGCCGGGGCTGATCGAGACTCGGATGAGTACGTCGTTACCGCGGGAGCGGACCGACGGGGTGCTGCGGTCGTGCCCGCTCGGCCGACCCGGTACAGCCGCCGAGGTGGCGGCGGCGGTGCTGTTTCTGGCCGCTCCGGACGCCGGCTACATCACCGGTGCCGTGCTGCCCGTCGCCGGCGGATTCGCCATGGGCACCTGA
- a CDS encoding FAD-dependent monooxygenase, translating to MTEQTDVLVVGAGPTGLTLAAGLLRRGVRVRLLDRADHASPHSKAITLWPVTLETFERLGVGQRVYDQAVKINATNYYSGDRLVGRVAMRPMSGTRFPRPLSLPQTTTEQILRQAVTRLGGRIEFGRAVTAFEQQDGGVRVHLDDGGSIDAGWLIGCDGAHSTVRAAAGIEFIGSTYPQTFMLVDGEFDTDYAHDESYYVMGRSGVMVVAGLPGGLYRFFVSVAADRADGDPASTVPQLIDEISPRRARLVRVAGAGTFQVHRKLAATFLSGRVLLAGDAAHIHSPAGGLGLNTGVQDAGALAWRLAAVVRGELPETELDLWDRERRFVGARVVAEADQQTRMWMLRGWRRVLRDAGIALGLRTGLLERILPRRMAQLDLTLPGAGQGTRRLPAGRRVPDLVLESGAGLHDLLAAGDHVLLTFDHKTLTAVPATAEKLHRLLVVLVSPATDGDLPDVLHVADPHRRIRRALGVSRGTVCLIRPDGVLAGTARADGLTTLLTAVPTRTGEPAPLPLVEGHNK from the coding sequence GTGACAGAACAAACAGACGTCCTCGTCGTCGGGGCCGGCCCCACCGGCTTGACCCTGGCTGCCGGTCTGCTGCGCCGCGGGGTACGGGTGCGGCTGCTGGACCGTGCCGATCACGCCAGCCCGCACTCCAAGGCGATCACCCTGTGGCCGGTGACCCTGGAGACGTTCGAACGGCTCGGCGTCGGCCAGAGGGTGTACGACCAGGCGGTAAAGATCAACGCCACGAACTACTACTCCGGTGATCGGCTGGTCGGGCGCGTCGCTATGCGGCCGATGAGCGGTACCCGCTTCCCCCGTCCACTTTCCTTGCCGCAGACCACCACCGAGCAGATCCTGCGCCAAGCCGTCACGAGGCTCGGCGGGCGGATCGAGTTCGGCCGCGCTGTCACGGCCTTCGAACAGCAGGACGGAGGCGTGCGGGTACATCTGGATGACGGCGGTTCGATCGATGCCGGCTGGCTCATCGGCTGCGACGGCGCGCACAGTACCGTCCGGGCTGCCGCAGGCATCGAGTTCATCGGTAGCACGTACCCACAGACCTTCATGCTGGTCGACGGCGAGTTCGACACCGATTACGCACACGACGAGTCGTACTACGTCATGGGCCGGTCCGGGGTGATGGTCGTAGCCGGCCTGCCCGGCGGGCTGTACCGGTTCTTCGTCAGCGTGGCGGCCGATCGGGCTGACGGCGATCCCGCGTCCACGGTCCCTCAGCTGATCGATGAGATCTCGCCGCGGCGAGCCCGGCTGGTCCGCGTCGCAGGCGCGGGCACTTTCCAGGTCCACCGCAAGCTCGCCGCGACTTTCCTGAGCGGTCGGGTGTTGCTCGCCGGCGACGCGGCGCACATACACAGCCCGGCCGGCGGTCTCGGGCTCAACACCGGTGTCCAGGATGCCGGCGCGCTCGCCTGGCGCCTGGCCGCGGTTGTGCGCGGTGAGCTGCCGGAGACGGAGCTCGATCTGTGGGATCGAGAACGCCGCTTCGTCGGGGCGCGGGTGGTCGCGGAAGCCGATCAGCAGACGCGCATGTGGATGCTTCGGGGCTGGCGCCGCGTGCTGCGCGACGCCGGCATCGCCCTTGGCCTCCGGACCGGCCTGCTCGAACGCATACTGCCTCGTCGGATGGCCCAGCTGGACCTCACCCTGCCCGGGGCTGGGCAGGGCACCCGGCGACTACCCGCCGGGCGGCGGGTGCCGGACCTGGTGCTGGAGTCCGGAGCGGGCCTGCACGACCTGCTTGCGGCCGGCGACCACGTGCTGCTCACCTTCGACCACAAAACCCTGACTGCCGTGCCGGCCACGGCCGAGAAGCTGCACCGGCTCCTCGTCGTGCTCGTCAGCCCGGCAACCGACGGGGATCTGCCGGATGTCCTGCATGTTGCTGACCCGCACCGGCGGATCCGCCGGGCTCTCGGCGTGTCCCGCGGCACGGTGTGTTTGATCCGGCCCGACGGCGTCCTCGCCGGGACAGCACGAGCCGACGGCTTGACCACCTTACTGACCGCCGTACCCACCCGAACCGGCGAACCGGCACCGCTCCCTCTCGTGGAAGGGCACAACAAGTGA
- a CDS encoding aldo/keto reductase: MTELEAFDIPGRKLGSGPDVSVLGLGCMGMAEFYGPSDKSESVRTIRRAVDRGVTLIDTAYMYGGGRSEQIVGEALAGATRHQVTLATKCGLVRTADGVAVNGRPEHLRAAVEESLSRLRTDHVDLLYLHRVDPDVPVEESIGAMSDLVSAGKTRYLGISEAGPDSLRRAHATHPMAALQSEFSLATREPLQTLLPVCVELGIGFVAWGPLSRGLLTGTLAVRSFPGDDIRSVLPRFDRPAMTHNVRVVEQLREIAAGHGWTVAQLSLAWVLAQGAVAIPGAMNLGQLEENLGAAAIQLDAAILRRIDEIAPPGTFAGDRFHAPMLSTVDR, from the coding sequence GTGACCGAACTCGAAGCTTTCGACATCCCGGGCAGAAAGCTCGGCTCCGGTCCGGACGTCAGCGTGCTCGGCCTGGGATGCATGGGCATGGCAGAGTTCTACGGGCCGTCCGACAAGAGCGAATCCGTCCGTACGATCCGACGCGCGGTGGACCGTGGGGTGACGCTCATCGACACCGCCTACATGTACGGCGGCGGGCGCAGCGAACAGATCGTCGGTGAGGCACTGGCCGGAGCCACCCGGCACCAGGTCACCCTGGCGACCAAGTGCGGACTGGTCCGTACTGCCGACGGCGTGGCCGTGAACGGCCGTCCCGAGCATCTGCGTGCCGCGGTCGAGGAGAGCTTGAGCCGCCTGCGGACCGATCACGTGGATCTGCTGTACCTCCACCGGGTGGATCCGGACGTACCGGTCGAGGAGTCGATCGGCGCAATGAGCGACCTGGTCTCGGCGGGCAAGACCCGATACCTCGGGATCTCCGAAGCGGGTCCGGACAGCTTGCGACGGGCGCACGCCACCCACCCCATGGCGGCGCTGCAATCGGAATTCTCGCTGGCCACCCGGGAGCCGCTGCAAACCCTGCTGCCGGTCTGCGTCGAGCTGGGCATCGGCTTCGTCGCCTGGGGACCGCTGAGCCGCGGTCTGCTCACCGGCACTCTGGCCGTCCGCTCGTTCCCGGGCGACGACATCCGTAGCGTCCTGCCGCGCTTCGACCGCCCGGCGATGACCCACAACGTCCGCGTCGTCGAGCAGCTCAGGGAGATCGCGGCAGGCCACGGCTGGACCGTCGCGCAGCTGTCGCTGGCGTGGGTGCTCGCCCAGGGCGCCGTCGCGATCCCCGGCGCGATGAACCTGGGACAACTGGAGGAGAACCTGGGGGCCGCTGCTATCCAGCTCGACGCTGCGATCCTGCGACGCATCGACGAGATTGCGCCGCCGGGCACCTTCGCCGGAGACCGCTTCCATGCCCCGATGTTGTCCACGGTGGATCGGTGA
- the fabD gene encoding ACP S-malonyltransferase — protein sequence MNAGPNRAWMFPGQGAQAKGMGAKLFDRFPALVAEADELLGYSIVEKCLADPRTDLRSTRHAQPALYVVEALAVLAEREDTGTEPAFLLGHSVGEYAALFAAGVFDFSSGLRLIRARAEAMAELGAEGTMVALLGVDPSDVTALLDRHGLTGLDVALHNAPGQVAVAGPLQTTGCLLELAVDAGLKAVPLNVSGPFHSRYMQDAADRFAGAVAEVTLHPPRVPVLANVTARPYEDHAIAETLIRQLTHPVLWCESVVWLLDRGPVEFTELGPGTTLTGMVRRIRAYAQQPVNLGRNQ from the coding sequence GTGAACGCCGGCCCCAACCGGGCGTGGATGTTCCCGGGTCAAGGCGCCCAGGCCAAGGGGATGGGCGCAAAGCTGTTCGACCGTTTCCCGGCACTGGTGGCCGAAGCCGACGAGTTGCTCGGCTACTCCATCGTCGAGAAGTGTCTGGCGGATCCCCGCACGGATCTTCGTTCGACCAGGCACGCCCAGCCCGCGCTCTATGTTGTCGAGGCGCTCGCCGTGCTCGCCGAACGGGAGGACACCGGCACGGAACCCGCTTTCCTGCTCGGGCACAGCGTCGGTGAGTACGCCGCGTTGTTCGCCGCCGGCGTGTTCGATTTCAGCAGCGGACTACGGCTGATCCGGGCCCGGGCCGAGGCGATGGCAGAACTCGGCGCCGAAGGCACCATGGTGGCCCTGCTCGGCGTCGATCCCAGCGACGTGACCGCTCTGCTCGACCGGCACGGCCTCACCGGGCTGGACGTGGCGCTGCACAATGCGCCGGGCCAGGTCGCCGTGGCCGGACCCCTGCAGACGACCGGCTGCCTGCTCGAGCTGGCCGTCGACGCCGGACTCAAAGCGGTACCGCTCAACGTGAGCGGACCTTTCCATTCGCGTTACATGCAGGACGCCGCTGACCGGTTCGCCGGGGCTGTCGCTGAGGTGACGCTGCACCCTCCGCGCGTTCCTGTGCTGGCGAATGTCACCGCACGTCCGTACGAGGACCATGCGATCGCCGAAACTTTGATCCGCCAGCTGACCCATCCGGTGCTGTGGTGCGAGAGCGTCGTCTGGCTGCTCGACCGCGGACCGGTTGAGTTCACCGAGCTCGGGCCAGGCACCACGTTGACCGGGATGGTGCGACGGATACGTGCATACGCCCAGCAGCCTGTGAACCTGGGGAGGAACCAATGA